Sequence from the Streptomyces mobaraensis NBRC 13819 = DSM 40847 genome:
GACTGGTACACCCAGGACACCCTCTTCTTCTCCATCAAGGGCTGATCCAGGGTGCGTTCGACCGGGGGCGTGCCGTCGCTGCTGACGAGCAGGGCGTCGTAGGGGTACCGGCGGGGCTTGGGGTACGACGGCCCGTACGGTTTCCGTACAGTTTCCGCGTCCGGGCAGAGCAGCCACAGGGCGTTGCCCCGGGCGTCGACGGTGGTCGCCAGGACGGTCCCGGCGTCGTACGGGCCGGGCAGCGTCGCGTGCGGGCGGAGGGCGGTGTTCCGCAAGAACTCACCTCGGGGGCGGCGGGCGGCAGGGGCTGCCGTGATCCCAGCCGCCCGCGCCCCCCCTTCAGGCGAGGTGCGCCTCCAGCGCCGCCCGGACGCCGGATTCGACGGCGCCCTCGATCCAGGACGGTTTGACGGATGTGTGGTCCCCCGCGAAGTGCAGCGGGCCCTCGGGTTCCCGAATGGCGCCGAGCAGTTCCGTGTGCTGGCCGGGCAGGAGGACGGACGCCTCGCCGTACGCGTACGGGTCGCGCAGCCAGCTCTGGGTGCGGCCGGCGCCGGTGTAGAAGACCTCGACGCGCTGTCCGTAGACCTGTTGCAGCCCGCAGAGGGCGTGCGGGTAGCGGGCCTCGTCGTCGAGGGAGTCCCAGCGCGAGGCGTCGTCGGCCCAGCAGTAGACGGCGAGGACGACGCCGCCCTCGCTGCCGGGTACGGGATGGGAGGGGTTGAACATGAACCGGTTGGGGTTGTCGGAGACCGACCCGCCGCCCACGATGTGCGCCGCCTCGGGCTGGTCGCGCCCCTCCCAGTAGTTGGCGGCGTAGTGGGCGCGCTGGGCCTGGCTGATGTGGCCGTGCGGGACGGAGGGGTGGGTGCCGAGGAGACTGCCGTCGGCGGGCGCCTTGCCGTCCCGGTACGCGGCGTACAGCCCCGGCCGCACGTCCTCCAGCTCCCGCTTCCAGTCCTCCTCGGTGAACTCCCACCAGCGCCGGCTGAATTCGAGCAGCACCTTGGTGGCGCTGTCGTAGTGCAGCTCGGTGACGGCGCGCCGTTTGCCGTACGACATCAGCGGGCTGACCTGCACGTGGCGCAGCCCCGTGAACGGCACGGTGACGATCGCGAGGTCGCCGGTGAACTGCTCGCGGACGACCTTGCCGTCCCGGCCCTCCGACACGGTGTCGATCCACACGTGCGGGCCGCCCTCGCGGACGTGTGTCGCCCGGTCGGCTCCCGTCCGGTCCGGCGACCAGTACTCGATGCGCGTCGCCCGCCGGTCGAGCCGCAGCACGTCGTCGACCTTCTTCAACAGCGCGTCGGGCAGCGACGCGGTGCCGCCGACCAGCTCCCAGAACGCCGTGTCCGGGCTGATCAGCGACTGGCTGATGAAGCTGTGCACGAACGACAGCGGCAGCCGGGACGTGAGATTCTCCAGCGTCCCGACGAGATCGAGGGTGCGCTCGTCGAACCCGGCCTCCTCCGTGAGGAACCGGTACATCGACCAGTCACCGTACTTCTGGATGACCCGGGCCCACCCCTTCACCCGCTCGGGCATCGGCTTGTCGACCCGCTTACCGTCGGCCCCGGCAGTGCTGAACTCGTCGCGGACGGGGTCGAGCACGCGCCGCAGGATGACGGACGACGGCGTGTCCCACAGCTCCCGGGGAACGCCGAACGACCGGTTGACCTTCCGAGGATCCTTGACGTAGTCGGCACGCCGTACCCGCACCCCGTTGACGTGCAGCCAGGCATGATTGACGGGCTTGCCCTGCCCGTCCACGTCCACGAGGTAGAAGGGCCGGCGCTTCACCCCGAGCCCGTCGATCAGGCTCATCACGAGCGGGTGACTGCCCGGGATGCGCATGGCCCCGGCC
This genomic interval carries:
- a CDS encoding flavin monoamine oxidase family protein yields the protein MDELPALDAPDGQPAVSRRQFAVAAGAATAAVAALGVPAAVPAEAAVPAKSTADWDTCLEVARALLVVDEHDRPLVPEYKKILDDGLPRTGKKAGRKVLVVGAGPAGLVAAWLLKRAGHHVTLLEANGNRVGGRIKTFRKGGHEHAVQPFADPRQYAEAGAMRIPGSHPLVMSLIDGLGVKRRPFYLVDVDGQGKPVNHAWLHVNGVRVRRADYVKDPRKVNRSFGVPRELWDTPSSVILRRVLDPVRDEFSTAGADGKRVDKPMPERVKGWARVIQKYGDWSMYRFLTEEAGFDERTLDLVGTLENLTSRLPLSFVHSFISQSLISPDTAFWELVGGTASLPDALLKKVDDVLRLDRRATRIEYWSPDRTGADRATHVREGGPHVWIDTVSEGRDGKVVREQFTGDLAIVTVPFTGLRHVQVSPLMSYGKRRAVTELHYDSATKVLLEFSRRWWEFTEEDWKRELEDVRPGLYAAYRDGKAPADGSLLGTHPSVPHGHISQAQRAHYAANYWEGRDQPEAAHIVGGGSVSDNPNRFMFNPSHPVPGSEGGVVLAVYCWADDASRWDSLDDEARYPHALCGLQQVYGQRVEVFYTGAGRTQSWLRDPYAYGEASVLLPGQHTELLGAIREPEGPLHFAGDHTSVKPSWIEGAVESGVRAALEAHLA